TGCTCATCGGTGAGCAGGCACCCTCCGCCGGGGGACTCGTAGTCTTTGAGTCCGAACGTTTCGGCCAGCTCCATTTGCCGGTCGCGGTTGCGTCCGACGATCCCCTCGAGTTTTTCGCGGTCAATCCATCCTTCCAGTTCCGGGATCGTCGGTTCGAGTGCCTTGGCCGACATCGGGCGCAGGAGCAGCCCTTCGCAGTTGCTCTGGTTGAGGACGATCGCCAGGGCCTCTTTGTTCTGGCTCATCGGACGCTGTCCCAGCACTTCCCCGCTAATGAGAAAGCTCGCTCCCCATTCCCCCATCAGCCGTTTGGCGACTTCGAACATTTTGGCATGGCAGTCGATGCAGGGGTTGAAATGTTTGCCGTAACCGTGTTTGGGGGTAAAGAGAACCTCACGGAGGTATTCGTCGCGGATGTCGACGCTCCGAAATTCGGCCCCCACCTGCGCACACATATTCTGCATGTGCGCGAGGCGGTCTTTGGTCGATCCGAATCCGGTGTTGATGTTGCAGGCGATCACTTCGATCCCCTGGTCGATGATCAGTTTCATTGCGAGCGTCGAATCGAGGCCGCCGCTGAAGAGGGCGATTGCTTTCATTATGGTGTCCCTTTATCCTAACGGAACGAGTTCGCCCCGTTTGAGGCGTTCGATTTTGTCCCGGTATTGACGTATTAAATACGATTTTTGGTCGAATGATACCGTATTTTGGGTGGTGACTTTTTTGAGTTCCCGGTTGTAGTGGGTTATTAAGAACGTTATAAGTTCTTGCTTGAGCCCTTCGTCCCCCTCGAATACCCGAATCCGCTCATCCATCAACAGGGCGCTCAGCCGAGGGTCCTCGCCGTTCCCCCGCAGTGCCGCTTCGAACTCGTCCGCATGATACTGGAGCAGCCCGGGCTCGACGAAATCAAGGAGCGCATCGATGATGTGAGGACGTTCCAGTACTGTTTTGATGAGGCTGAGTTCCCATACGTCGTGATGTGAAAAATTGATCGGCTGTACCGCCGCGTTTTTCCCCTGACCGATCCGGATCAGCGAAGGGGATACCCCAAGACGGGATGCGACGAAAGGGCGGTACTCTTCCTGGAGGAGGGGGGAGAGCGTTTTGAGAAAAGCGACCGACTCGTGCAGCGCCCCCTCTTTGGCTTTCGGATCGCGCAGGTCGTAGGTACTGATCGTTTCGGTGACGACGAATTCGATAAAAGGGATCGGATGGCGTAACAGCCCCCCAAGCGCTTCGATTTCGCCGTTTTTGACCATGTCGGCGGGGTCAAGCCCTCCCTCGAACAGTACGACGCCGCCGTCGAAACCCCCCGCACTTAAAAGTTTCGATGCCTTCAGCGCTGCCGCGCGTCCCGCTTTGTCGCCGTCGTAGGCGAGCAGCACTTTGGGTTCGCCCTTGCGCAACAGCGGGAGATGCTCCGCAGTCAGCGCCGTTCCCAGCGTCGCCACGGCCTGCGTAAAACCGGCCTGATGCAGCATCACCACGTCGAGATACCCCTCTGTGACGATGATCTCGCGACGGCGGAAGACGGTGTCCCGGGCGAGATGGTAGGCGTAAAGGAGACGGGATTTGTTGAACAGGTTCGTCTGGGGGGAGTTGACGTATTTGGCCTGATGACCCGTAATGGTCCGCCCCCCGAATCCTACGAGGGCTCCGCCGGGAGCATAGATCGGGAAAGTTATCCGCTCGATGAAGCGGGCGAAGAGACGTCCGTCTTCCCCCCTCCCCAATGCGCCAAGCTCGATCGCTTCGGCGGTGCTCAGTTTGCGTTGTTCCAGGAAACGGATCGTATCGAAAGAAGCGGGAGCGTACCCGATCCCGAAGCGCTCGAGGCTGGAAGCATAGATCCCCCGCTCATGCAGGTATTCCTGCGCCGTGCGGTTTTGCTCGAGCAGCTTCTGGTACCATTCGTTGAGGGTTTCGAGGAGGTTGGAGCGTTTTTTCTGCGAGTTTCCACCTTCGTAGTGGAGGGTGAAATTGATCGAGGCGGCCAGTTTCTCGATCGCTTCGGGATACGAGAGTTTGTCATACTCCATGACGAATTTGATCGCGTCGCCGTGAACGCCGCAGCCGAAGCAGTGGTAGCTCCCGCGCGCGGGATTGACGACGAAACTGGGGGACTTTTCCTCGTGAAACGGGCAAGGGGCTTTGAAGCTCGAGCCCGCACGTTTGAGTTCGACATAGGAACCGACGACGTCGACGATGTCGAGTCTCGCTTTGAGGGCGTCAATGGAGTCTTGGGCAATCATGGAACTATTTTATCGAAACCCTGCTTTGGTTTCGCATGGACAGGCAGGGGCTCAGGCCGTTTTGAACTGCCCGAGCTGCGTGAAGAGTGCATCGGCCGAGGATGCGATCGATCCGACGATAGCGGAGAGCTCCTTCATCGACGCGTCGTTGGCGGACGAAAGGGATGCGAGCGATTCCATTTGCGCGAGCATCGACTCGATGTGTTCGGCGATCGTTCGGGAATTTTCGACGCTTTGGCCGGTAAGGATATCGGTTTTTTCCATTGCGCCGACGCTCTCGTCGATGTCCCGGTCGACCCGTTCGGAGAGGGTGGCCAGATGGTGCATCGCTTCTGTGTTGCGGTGCATCTGTTCGGTAGCGTCCGAGATGCTTTGGACGATGACGTTGATCGTGGCGTTGATCTCGACCAGGCTGTGTTGTGTTTTTTCGGCCAGTTGGCGTACCTCGTCGGCAACGACGGCGAATCCCCGCCCGTGTTCCCCCGCCCGTGCCGCTTCGATCGCGGCATTGAGTGCGAGCAGATTGGTCTGATCGGCGATATCGCCGATAACGGAGAGAATTTTTTGAACCTGGGACGCTTCGCCGTTGAGCTGGTCGAGTTTGGAACGAAGTTCGGCTTCGAGTTCGGTGCTGTGTGAAATGGTATCGAGCAATACGGAAAGTTCCTGCCGCCCGTGCAGGAGTTTTGAGAGAGCCTGAGTCATCGATTCCGAGGCGTGCGTGAAGTTTTCGACCCCCTCGTCAACGATTCGCTGTACCGACCGTGCTTTTTCCGATGAGGCGTCGGTGATGACGCGGCTGTCGTAGACCCGCCTGGTCAGTTCGGTATTGATGGTATCGAGTTCGCGGGCCGCCCCGAGATTGGCGGAGGCGATCTCTTTGGAATGGGAGATGGAACGCTCGATTTCGGCGATAAAATGGTTGAGGTTGAACATCATGGTACCCGTTTCGTCGCGCGTGTTCCCCCTAAACCTTTTTGTAAGATTGAACAGATCAGTTTTTAGCCCGTCGGTGAGGGTTTGTACCGGTCGGCTCACCTGCGAGACGAGCAGGGCGACGTTGACTGCCGAAACGGCGGTCCCGATCAGCGCCACGACGATATTTTTGCTGAGCATGTCGCTCAGCGAGAGGTCGGGTGAAGAGAAGAGAAGAATCGCGTTGAGCAGTACCAGAAGGGTGATGTTCCCGACCATCGTCGTAAATACCGCGAGAACCATTTTCCGGCCGAAAGACAAAAACGGGCTGCGCTCGTCGAGAGGAACCGAAGCGACCCACTCTTCAAGTCGTATGACGAAAAGAATGAAGACAGGGATGATAAAAAGGAGCAACAGCGGGAGTACGGCCAGCTCCGCGAGGATAAAACGCTCCGGCGCGATAAAAGGCTTGCCCCACAGTACCGCCGCCGGCCCGATCCCGGTATAAAGGAGCTGTCCGACCAAAAAGCGGTAGGGCAGTTTGGCAATGAGCGCCGCCGCCTCGGCATGGGTCGAGGGATTGCCCATCAGCGATTCGAGCGATCCCAGGGAGTACCGGAACCCCAGTATCATCGCCGTTGTCGCGACCGCCATGTAGAGGATCATGGGAAGCGAAAAGAGGATGTCGAGCAATTCTGCGGTACTGAAAAGTTCCGAAAAAGCCAAAAGGGCGATCCAAACCGCGGGGGGAATCATCATTCCGGCAAAAACAAGTGCCATCAACTGGTTGCGCTGCGTCATTTATGCTCCGTGTTAAGTCTACGTCAGATTTTATCATAGCTCAGGGTTGACTGAAAAACTACTTATTTTTTGAAAGTTATGGTAGAATTCGGGTTCAAAAATTTTAAATAGAAAGTGGGTGATTGCATGCCTGGTATTATCTTACGCCAAGATGATAACTTTGATGCAGCTTACCGCCGTTTCAAAAAACAAACAGATCGTAATCTGATTGTTACTGAAGCCCGTGCTCGCCGTAACCACGTTACCGAGACTGAAAAGCGCAAGCAGTTCAAAATCAGCGCTCGCAAAAAGATGCTGAAACGTCTCTACATGATGAGACGTTAC
This DNA window, taken from Sulfuricurvum sp. IAE1, encodes the following:
- a CDS encoding argininosuccinate synthase domain-containing protein → MKAIALFSGGLDSTLAMKLIIDQGIEVIACNINTGFGSTKDRLAHMQNMCAQVGAEFRSVDIRDEYLREVLFTPKHGYGKHFNPCIDCHAKMFEVAKRLMGEWGASFLISGEVLGQRPMSQNKEALAIVLNQSNCEGLLLRPMSAKALEPTIPELEGWIDREKLEGIVGRNRDRQMELAETFGLKDYESPGGGCLLTDEHFARKIRDFISHDTFSVEDIPTLKYGRQLRLPEGAKLIVGRHAEDNAVLEGIDNPKYLHVTTDLIGPHALISKTASANDRELAAKLMLAYCKAGFEGEQTLRFGDEVLTAVSTLTRNDAQKYMI
- the dnaG gene encoding DNA primase, producing the protein MIAQDSIDALKARLDIVDVVGSYVELKRAGSSFKAPCPFHEEKSPSFVVNPARGSYHCFGCGVHGDAIKFVMEYDKLSYPEAIEKLAASINFTLHYEGGNSQKKRSNLLETLNEWYQKLLEQNRTAQEYLHERGIYASSLERFGIGYAPASFDTIRFLEQRKLSTAEAIELGALGRGEDGRLFARFIERITFPIYAPGGALVGFGGRTITGHQAKYVNSPQTNLFNKSRLLYAYHLARDTVFRRREIIVTEGYLDVVMLHQAGFTQAVATLGTALTAEHLPLLRKGEPKVLLAYDGDKAGRAAALKASKLLSAGGFDGGVVLFEGGLDPADMVKNGEIEALGGLLRHPIPFIEFVVTETISTYDLRDPKAKEGALHESVAFLKTLSPLLQEEYRPFVASRLGVSPSLIRIGQGKNAAVQPINFSHHDVWELSLIKTVLERPHIIDALLDFVEPGLLQYHADEFEAALRGNGEDPRLSALLMDERIRVFEGDEGLKQELITFLITHYNRELKKVTTQNTVSFDQKSYLIRQYRDKIERLKRGELVPLG
- a CDS encoding methyl-accepting chemotaxis protein, whose protein sequence is MTQRNQLMALVFAGMMIPPAVWIALLAFSELFSTAELLDILFSLPMILYMAVATTAMILGFRYSLGSLESLMGNPSTHAEAAALIAKLPYRFLVGQLLYTGIGPAAVLWGKPFIAPERFILAELAVLPLLLLFIIPVFILFVIRLEEWVASVPLDERSPFLSFGRKMVLAVFTTMVGNITLLVLLNAILLFSSPDLSLSDMLSKNIVVALIGTAVSAVNVALLVSQVSRPVQTLTDGLKTDLFNLTKRFRGNTRDETGTMMFNLNHFIAEIERSISHSKEIASANLGAARELDTINTELTRRVYDSRVITDASSEKARSVQRIVDEGVENFTHASESMTQALSKLLHGRQELSVLLDTISHSTELEAELRSKLDQLNGEASQVQKILSVIGDIADQTNLLALNAAIEAARAGEHGRGFAVVADEVRQLAEKTQHSLVEINATINVIVQSISDATEQMHRNTEAMHHLATLSERVDRDIDESVGAMEKTDILTGQSVENSRTIAEHIESMLAQMESLASLSSANDASMKELSAIVGSIASSADALFTQLGQFKTA
- the rpsU gene encoding 30S ribosomal protein S21, which encodes MPGIILRQDDNFDAAYRRFKKQTDRNLIVTEARARRNHVTETEKRKQFKISARKKMLKRLYMMRRYESRL